The sequence TCAAAAATGGATCCGCAAGCAGCTAAGTTTCTCGGCGCGGGCATCGCGTGCATCGGCATGGGCGGCGCCGGCATCGGCGTGGCCTTCATCTTCGGCAACTATCTGTCAGCAGCCATGCGCAACCCGGCAGCTGCCCAGGGCCAGTTCGGCAACCTGATTTTCGGCTTCGCCGTGACCGAAGCGCTCGGCATCTTCTCGCTGCTGATCGCTCTGCTGCTGCTGTTCGTCCCGCTCTGAACGCGTTCCGCGCCGCTTCCTCGTCGGAGGCGGCGCGTCTGACAGCAACAGGAGAACTCCATGGCTGAAAGTCATGGCGGCGCCAAGGCTACCGGCGCTCACACCGAGGCCGATGGCGGTCACCACGGCGGTGGCTTTCCGCCGTTCGAGAGCAGCACCTTTGCTTCGCAGCTGGTGTCGCTCGCGATCGCCTTCGTCGCGCTGTATCTGATCGTCTCCCGGTTCGCGCTGCCGCGTGTCGGCGGTGCAATCGAGGCGCGTCAGAACAAGATCGAGGGTGACCTCGCCGAAGCGCAGAAGCTGAAGGATCAATCCGAGGCGGCGCTGAAAGCCTATGAAGGCGAGCTCGCGTCGGCGCGCGCGCGTGCGCAGGCGATCGGCAACGAGTCCCGCGAGAAGGCGAACGCGCAGGCGGAAGCCGAACGCAAGGCGCTGGAAGAGCAACTCGCCGCCAAGCTCGCTGAGGCCGAGAAGACCATCGCCTCGACCCGCACGACGGCCATGAGCAACGTGCGCGGCATCGCGGCCGATGCGGCCGGCACCATCGTTCAGCAGCTCACGGGCGTCGTTCCGGATGCAGCCTCGATCAATGCCGCCGTTGACGCGTCCTTGAAGGGTTAGTCGAGATGTTCTTCACACCTGAGTTTTGGGTCGCCGTCGCCTTCGTGATCCTGATGGTGATCTTCGGCTATGTCGGCGTGTTCAAGACGGCGATGTCGGCACTCGATCATCGTGCCGCTCGCATCAAGGCCGAGCTGGACGAGGCGGCGCGCCTCAAGCAGGAGGCAGCCAAGGTGCTGGCCGACTACAAGGTGCGTACCGCCAGCGCCGAGCGCGAGGCCGCCGACATCATCGCCAACGCCAACGCCGAAGCGGAGCGCATTGCAGCAGAGGCCAGGGCGAAAATGGAAGACTTCGTCGCCCGCCGGACCAAGACGGCGGAGAGCAAGATCGCGCTCGCCGAGGCCCAGGCGCTGGCTGATGTCCGTGCCGCCGCTGCGGAGGCTGCCGTCCAGGCCGCCTCGACGATCCTGTCGCAGTCGGTCAAGGGCCAGGTCGCCGACGACCTGCTCGCCAAAGGCATCAACGAAGTCAGGCAGAAGCTGAACTGAGGGTTCCGCCTTCATCAATCAAAAAAGCCGGCGCGATGAGCGCCGGCTTTTTTGTTGGCTGAGCGAAAGCCCCTCGTGTCCCGGACGCGGTGCGGTATGAAATGACGCGCCGCAGAGCCGGGACCCACGCATCCGCGGCTCCTGTGCTCTGCGTCGCACCGCTGCGCGCTGCGCCGCGTCCGGGGCACGAGGCTGTGCGTTACTTCTTCTTCCGCCCCTTCGGTTCGGGCGAGAGGGCCTGCGGGTCGAAGCCGACATAGAAGATGTAGCTATCGGCGACCGCGGGGGCGGGCTCCGGATAGGTCATATCCTCAATCACGAACGTGAAGGGCACGCTGCCGCCCTCGGACATCTCGACCGTGGTCCGATAAGCTTTCGAGGCAATCACCTTCTCGCCGACGCCGCCCTGCACCACGGCGATGCGCAAGGGCACCTCGACGGTCGCAGGCGCGCCGGCGGGGCCGGCAATCACGCGGCCCTGGATGCCGATCCGGGCCGTGATGCCCGCGCTGCTGCGCGAACATTCTCGCGCCATCTTGGTGATCGAGGCCTGGAAGCGAATCTCATTGCCGACGGCGGGCTTGCCGGAGGCGCCGACGGCGTAGGTCGAGGCGCCGGCACGCACGGTGACCTGCGGGCAATCGACCTCGTCTTCGGGCGGCTGGCCGGGCGCGGGCGGCGGCTTCGGCGGGCTCGGCTCGTCGGACTTGCCGCCAAACAGGCTCTTGAAGCGGTCGGTCAGTGACTGAGCCGCCACCGGCGAGACAGAGGCGAGCCCAATCGACAATGCCAGCGCGATCGCCGTCCCCCGCCGCAACGTATTCCGCGATGACCGAAGCTCCTGCACCATCGACGCCCGTACTCCATGACATTGTCCGGCCCGATCGCCAGCCGGGGCATGCGGGTTATATCGCCAAAATCGGCGAACCCAAGGCAGCAAAAAGGGGGACTTGGCCGCACCAATCGGGCGGCTCAGCCGCGGAAGTCCTCATGCAGCAGGCCGAACAGGAGGTGGTCCTGCCAGATCCCGTTGATGCACAGATAGCGGCGCGCCAGCCCTTCGCGGGAGAAGCCACACTTCTCCAGCACCCGGATCGACGGCGCATTGGTGGGAATACAGGCGGCCTCGACGCGATGCAGGTTGAGCTCGCCGAACAGCGTCGGCAGCAGCACCCGCAGCGCAGCCGTCATGTAGCCGCGATGGGCGTGAGGCTGCCCGACCCAGTAGCCGATCGTGCCGGCCTGCACGATGCCACGGCGGACATTGGCCAGCGTGATGCCGCCGATCATGGCACCGTCGAGCTCGCGAAAGATCAGAAACGGATAGGAACGGTCCGCGGCAATGTCCTCGGAATAGCGGCGCAGGCGGCGGCGGAAGCCGGACCGGGTGAGATCGTCCGACGGCCAGATCGGCTCCCAGGGGGTGAGGTAATCGCGGCTGCTTTCGCGCAAATGGGCCCATTGCAGGAAGTCCGACATCTGCGGGGCGCGCAGCAGCAGCCCGTTGCCGCGCGGCGCGAGGGCGGCGGGTCCACTGGAAGGCAGGCGAAAGAGAGCCATGGTGATGCTTCCCGGCGCGGGCGCCCTTGGCGACTCCTAATGCAGTCGCGCCTTGGCGCGCGCCCGGGTCAATCCTTCCGCAAAAGACACCGCCGTGTCCAGACCCCTGCCGCTGCCCAATGCGACAACCGCAGGGCGGCTGCGCGAAAGCAGCGCACGTGCCGCATCCCGGGTCGATTCGACGCTGACGGCTTCGATCCGGGCCACCAGCTCCTGCACCGTCTGCGGTCGGCCATAGGCGAGCACATGGCGGGCGAGCTGCTCGGCACGGGACGAGCAGCTCTCCAGCGCCATCAAGAGGCCGGCCTTCATCTGCGCCTTGGCCCGCGCGATCTCGGCCTCGGTCAGCGTCTCCACCGAATCATTCATGACGTCGACCACGACCTCCATCATCTCCGGCGCGTCGGCGGGATCGGTGCCGGTGTAGAGGCCGAAGAAGCCGGTGTCGGTGTAGGGCGCGTGGAAGGTGTAGATGGAGTAGCAGAGGCCGCGCTTCTCGCGCACCTCCTGGAACAGCCGCGACGACATCCCGCCGCCGAGGATGTTGGTGAAGACCTGCAGCGAGAACAGGGAGGGGTCGGTCTGCGGCACCCCTTCGAGCGCCAGCGTCAGATGCGCCTGCTCGAGCTCGCGGTGAACCACCTTGGCGCCGCCCTTGCCGAACTGGGCCGATTGCGGCTTGGGTCCCGGCGTCGCCTCGAAGCTCGCAAAACGCTTCTCGACCTCGGCAACCACCTGGCTGTGGTCGACCGCGCCCGCGGCGGCCACCACCATGTCGGGCCCGCGATAATGGGTCGACAGATAGCCGCGCAGCATGTCGCGGTTGAAGCCGCGCAGCGTCTTGGCCGTACCCAGCAGCGAGCGGCCCATCGGCTGGTCGGGATAGCAGAGCTCGTTGAGATGCTCGAACACGACGTCGTCGGGCGTGTCCTGCGCTGCCCCGATCTCCTGCACGATGACGTTCTTCTCGCGCTCCAGCTCGTCCGGCTCGAAGGCAGGATTGGCGAGAATGTCGGCGAGCACGTCGAGCGCGAGCGGCACGTCGGCCTTCAGCACCCGAGCGTAATAGGACGTGGTCTCGGTCGAGGTGCCGGCATTGAGGTCGCCGCCCACCGCCTCGATCTCCTCCACGATCTCGCGCGAGGAGCGCGTGGTCGTTCCCTTGAATGCCATGTGTTCGAGCAGATGCGAGATGCCGTGCTCGTTCGGCTTCTCGTCACGCCCCCCGACGCCGGCCCACACCCCGAGCGCTGCGGTCTCGAGATGCGGCATCTTGTCGGTGACGACGGTCAGGCCGGAGGCAAGCTTGGAAATCTCGACGCTCATCCGGCAACTCCCTGTTTTGCGGCGCGGCTGACCGACAGCACGAACCGCTCGACCTCAGCCTGATCGTTCTTCACCACCTTCATGTGCTCGGATTTGGTCATCAATCCGTCAAGCCAGGCGGGTAGTTGCGGCCGCTGGCCGCAGGCCGCCTCGACTGCGTCGGGGAATTTGGCCGGATGGGCCGTGGAGAGCACGATGTTCGGCACCGCCGTGTCGGTGGTGTCGCGGTCGGCGACCGCGAGCGCAACCGCTGTATGGGGATCCACCAGCTCGCCTGCCTCGCGCCAGGCGGCGCGGATCGCCGCCGCGGTTTCGGTCTCGTCGGCGCGCCCTGCGTCGAACTCCTCCCGGATCGCCGCCAACGTCGCATCGGGCAGCACGAAGCGACCGGACTGCTTCAGCTGTTCCATCAGGCGGCGCACGCCCGCCGCATCGCGTCGGCCGGCTTCGAACAGCAGCCGCTCGAAATTCGAGGAGATCTGGATGTCCATCGACGGGGACGCCGTGGCGTGCACCTCGCGCACCTCGTAGATGCCGGTCTTGAGCGTGCGGGCCAGGATGTCGTTGACGTTGGCGGCGATGCGCAGGGTCCGCACCGGCAGCCCCATGCGCTTGGCGACATAGCCGGCAAAGATGTCACCGAAATTGCCGGTCGGCACGACGAAATCCACCGCGCGGGCCGGGGCGCCGACGGCAACGGCCGAGGTGAAATAGTAGACGACCTGGGCGACGATGCGCGCCCAGTTGATCGAGTTGACGCCGGAGAGCGAGGTCGCATCGCGAAAGCGATGATTGTTGAACATCCCCTTCACCAGCGCCTGGCAATCGTCGAAATTGCCTTCGATGGCGAGCGCGTGCACGTTGCCTGCCCCCGTCGTGGTCATCATCCGCCGCTGCACCTCGGAGATGCGGCCGTGCGGGAATAGCACGATCAGATCGACATTCTCGAGGCCCGCGAAGGCATCGACTGCGGCACCGCCCGTGTCGCCGGACGTTGCGACCACGATGGTGGTGCGTTGGCCGCGCTTGGCGAGCACGTGATCCATCAGCCGCGAGATCAGCTGCATCGCCACGTCCTTGAAGGCCAGCGTCGGCCCGTGGAACAACTCGAGCACGAACTGGTGTGGCGACATCTGCCGTAGCGGCACCACGGCCGGATGGCGGAAGGTGGCATAGGCCTCGTTGGCCATGCGGCCGAGCTCGGCGTCCGAAATCTCTCCGCCGGCAAAGGGGCGAATCACGTCGACCGCGACCTCCCAATAGGGACGGCCGAAGAAGCCGGCGATCGTCTCGGCCGAAAGCTGCGGCCAGGTGGCCGGCACATACAGGCCACCGTCACGGGCGAGCCCGGTCAGCATCACGTCGCAGAAGCCGAGTTCGGGGGCTTCGCCCCGGGTCGAGATATAACGAGTCAAACTGCCCTCCAAAGGCCGCCCGAGCCAGACTCGCCCGCTAAGCCTTTGATCTTACGAAATTACTTGTTACCAGCCAGAGGCCTTCGGCCACCATAAAGCGTTTTGCGGCATCGGGAAACCGCTTCCCCATCGCTACTTGGCGCGATGAAAAAGGGCTGCGGCGTCGCCGCAGCCCTTCTCTTGGAAGGTCTGTCGTTGTGTGCAGACCGGTTTGCCTCGTTCGGGGTTTCGCCCCCGTTGAAACTGTTCGTCCGAGCTTTCGACTGCCGTCGTTGGGTCGTCAAGAGCCAAAACGTCAGGCAGCGCAAGATGTTCCAGTTTTTCCCGGCGAAGCCGGCTCCGTCGCCTGCGGGCTTAGGCATAGCACGCCTCAAATTACCGCTTCTTCCTGAAGCACGAGCTCCATGAGGAACGAAGGCCGTGGCTACCCATTGGGTCGGCGGATGGTGCCCGCCATCGTCCATGCATTGCCCGGCCGATGGTGACGCCGTCCGTCGACCGAGGCGCTGCCTCCCGAGCAGCCGGCTCGCTCGTCGGCGGCAGGTCAGTTCATCCCGATTTCCACGGCGATCCGGATCAGGTCGGAATGGTTCTTGGCCCCTAATTTCTGCTTGAGCAGCGACGTGGTGTTCGCGACGGTCTTGTAGGAGATGCCGAGCGCTTCCGCGACCTCGACGATCTTGTCGCCGCGTCCGAGCAGGCGGAGAATCTCAAGTTCCCGCGGCGTCATCTGCGAGGCTGGATTGGCCTTGATTGCCGCGCCGGAAAACGTCACGGCTTCCGCAAGCTGCGGTGAGATGAAATTGTCGCCCGCGACCACCTTGCGCACAGCCTTCAGCAGGATCCTGGGGTCGTCTCCCTTGGAAACATAGCCCTGGGCTCCAAGCTCTACCGCCCGCACCACGAAGGCCGGATCGTCGTTCATGCTGAACATGATGATCTTGGCGTCCGGATCGTCCTTGCGGATGCGCCGCATCAGCTCGAATCCGGAGACATCGGGCAGGCTGATGTCGATCACGGTAACGTCAGGCCGCTTGCTGACATAGGCACGATGCCCGGATTTGGCGTCGGTCGCCTCGTCGATACGGATCGAGTGGTCGGACGCGAACAGGGTGCGGCAACCGGACAGCACCACCGGATGGTCGTCGACGATCAGGACCCGGGTCGCGGGTTTGGCGGTATCTTGCATCGCGCGCTCTCGTGTTTTTCGACTCATAGACCGGCGGGAACAAATGGAAAGAGAAAATTCCCCTGATGCGCGTTAGAATTGACCTAATGTGGCGGCGACTTTCATTCAGGACGCAACTGTTTCTTCCGCTCGGCGCGGGCCTTCTCTCGGCCCTGATCCTGGGCGGCATATTGCTGCAAACATTTGCAACAAAACAGCTGGCTGACGAGCATGAGCCGGCTCGACGTTCGATCCAGACCATCGCCGCCGCGCTCAACAACACTCTGCGCGCATCGGACGATCCACAAAAGATCCTCGATGCATTCGTTCAGTCCTTGGACGCCTCCACGGATATCCAATTCCGCCGCATGGAGGGAGGTCCTCCGCCCGCTCCGAAGGATTTGCGCAGCCTGAAGTCGGTTCCGCAATGGTTCGTCAACCTCATCACCATCCCCGAGATGGAAGCGGCGTTTCCGGTCGTCATTGACGGTAAACATGTCGGCGATATCGTGTTCTTCCCGGACATGTCGGCCGACCTGTTCGAGAAGTGGATGGGCTTCCTTGCGCTGACGAGCCTGGTCGCTGCCCTGATGGTGCTCACCGGCACAGTTGCCTATGCCTTCGCTGGTTCGGCCCTCCGGCCCCTGCAACATCTAGGCGAAGGTCTGACGCGGATGCGGCGCGGCGACTACGCGAAGCCGATCCCGGTCGGAGGACCTCCGGAGATCCGGAAAAGCTGCGAGGAAGCCAATGCGCTGGCAGCGACACTGGGGCAACTCAGTCAGGACAATCGCGACCTGATGCACCGCCTGGTATCGCTCCAGGACGACGAGCGGCGCGATCTCGCCCGCGAGCTGCACGACGAGCTTGGGCCTCTTCTGTTCAGCATCCGCGCCGGCACGATCGCGCTCATCGAGGCCGCACGGCCTGCGGGAAATCTCGGCAAGTCTGCGCAGGATGTGCTGCAATCGGTCGAAGCGCTTCAGCACACCAACCGCCGTATCCTCGACCGGCTGCGGCCGCTCTATATCGAGGACCTCGGTCTTGAGACCAGCGTGCAGACGCTGCTCCGGAATTTTCACAAGCAGGCACCGCATATCGGCCTGACGGACACGATCGATCCCGGTCTCAACGCGATCGGCGGACCGCTGGCCCAGACCGTCTATCGCGTGATCCAGGAGGCGCTGACCAACGTGCTGCGCCATGCCGAGGCCAACAATGTCCAGGTGCAGGCCGTGGTCGTCGAGGACACGCTCGTCATCGAGATCTCCGACGACGGCGGCGGCTTTCCCCCCGACAACGTCTTCGGCCGTGGCCTGACCGG comes from Bradyrhizobium sp. CCGE-LA001 and encodes:
- a CDS encoding F0F1 ATP synthase subunit C — protein: MDPQAAKFLGAGIACIGMGGAGIGVAFIFGNYLSAAMRNPAAAQGQFGNLIFGFAVTEALGIFSLLIALLLLFVPL
- a CDS encoding F0F1 ATP synthase subunit B, which gives rise to MAESHGGAKATGAHTEADGGHHGGGFPPFESSTFASQLVSLAIAFVALYLIVSRFALPRVGGAIEARQNKIEGDLAEAQKLKDQSEAALKAYEGELASARARAQAIGNESREKANAQAEAERKALEEQLAAKLAEAEKTIASTRTTAMSNVRGIAADAAGTIVQQLTGVVPDAASINAAVDASLKG
- a CDS encoding F0F1 ATP synthase subunit B family protein, whose protein sequence is MFFTPEFWVAVAFVILMVIFGYVGVFKTAMSALDHRAARIKAELDEAARLKQEAAKVLADYKVRTASAEREAADIIANANAEAERIAAEARAKMEDFVARRTKTAESKIALAEAQALADVRAAAAEAAVQAASTILSQSVKGQVADDLLAKGINEVRQKLN
- a CDS encoding GNAT family N-acetyltransferase: MALFRLPSSGPAALAPRGNGLLLRAPQMSDFLQWAHLRESSRDYLTPWEPIWPSDDLTRSGFRRRLRRYSEDIAADRSYPFLIFRELDGAMIGGITLANVRRGIVQAGTIGYWVGQPHAHRGYMTAALRVLLPTLFGELNLHRVEAACIPTNAPSIRVLEKCGFSREGLARRYLCINGIWQDHLLFGLLHEDFRG
- a CDS encoding M16 family metallopeptidase, whose translation is MSVEISKLASGLTVVTDKMPHLETAALGVWAGVGGRDEKPNEHGISHLLEHMAFKGTTTRSSREIVEEIEAVGGDLNAGTSTETTSYYARVLKADVPLALDVLADILANPAFEPDELEREKNVIVQEIGAAQDTPDDVVFEHLNELCYPDQPMGRSLLGTAKTLRGFNRDMLRGYLSTHYRGPDMVVAAAGAVDHSQVVAEVEKRFASFEATPGPKPQSAQFGKGGAKVVHRELEQAHLTLALEGVPQTDPSLFSLQVFTNILGGGMSSRLFQEVREKRGLCYSIYTFHAPYTDTGFFGLYTGTDPADAPEMMEVVVDVMNDSVETLTEAEIARAKAQMKAGLLMALESCSSRAEQLARHVLAYGRPQTVQELVARIEAVSVESTRDAARALLSRSRPAVVALGSGRGLDTAVSFAEGLTRARAKARLH
- the thrC gene encoding threonine synthase, coding for MTRYISTRGEAPELGFCDVMLTGLARDGGLYVPATWPQLSAETIAGFFGRPYWEVAVDVIRPFAGGEISDAELGRMANEAYATFRHPAVVPLRQMSPHQFVLELFHGPTLAFKDVAMQLISRLMDHVLAKRGQRTTIVVATSGDTGGAAVDAFAGLENVDLIVLFPHGRISEVQRRMMTTTGAGNVHALAIEGNFDDCQALVKGMFNNHRFRDATSLSGVNSINWARIVAQVVYYFTSAVAVGAPARAVDFVVPTGNFGDIFAGYVAKRMGLPVRTLRIAANVNDILARTLKTGIYEVREVHATASPSMDIQISSNFERLLFEAGRRDAAGVRRLMEQLKQSGRFVLPDATLAAIREEFDAGRADETETAAAIRAAWREAGELVDPHTAVALAVADRDTTDTAVPNIVLSTAHPAKFPDAVEAACGQRPQLPAWLDGLMTKSEHMKVVKNDQAEVERFVLSVSRAAKQGVAG
- a CDS encoding response regulator transcription factor yields the protein MQDTAKPATRVLIVDDHPVVLSGCRTLFASDHSIRIDEATDAKSGHRAYVSKRPDVTVIDISLPDVSGFELMRRIRKDDPDAKIIMFSMNDDPAFVVRAVELGAQGYVSKGDDPRILLKAVRKVVAGDNFISPQLAEAVTFSGAAIKANPASQMTPRELEILRLLGRGDKIVEVAEALGISYKTVANTTSLLKQKLGAKNHSDLIRIAVEIGMN
- a CDS encoding histidine kinase is translated as MWRRLSFRTQLFLPLGAGLLSALILGGILLQTFATKQLADEHEPARRSIQTIAAALNNTLRASDDPQKILDAFVQSLDASTDIQFRRMEGGPPPAPKDLRSLKSVPQWFVNLITIPEMEAAFPVVIDGKHVGDIVFFPDMSADLFEKWMGFLALTSLVAALMVLTGTVAYAFAGSALRPLQHLGEGLTRMRRGDYAKPIPVGGPPEIRKSCEEANALAATLGQLSQDNRDLMHRLVSLQDDERRDLARELHDELGPLLFSIRAGTIALIEAARPAGNLGKSAQDVLQSVEALQHTNRRILDRLRPLYIEDLGLETSVQTLLRNFHKQAPHIGLTDTIDPGLNAIGGPLAQTVYRVIQEALTNVLRHAEANNVQVQAVVVEDTLVIEISDDGGGFPPDNVFGRGLTGMHERVRALSGSLSLLRAHERTYVRCRLPMQATRDAASSG